The sequence GGAATTCGCAACATAGTGTATTATTTGTATATAGGGTGTATTTATGGAAGGTTTGGATATAAACGAATTTGTTTTTGAAATGCTAGTAGTAGTAACATTAGTCAGCATTGAAAAACTGATTAAAACTCTAAATGAAAAAGGTATACTTGAACAAAATTACAAATAAGAACGATTCTTTTTTAACAGAACAAAAACGAATATATAGAAAAAGAAACCCCAAAATTGATGCCATATCCAATATTGATGCGTCTAGAAAATCTAAAAGTCGGTTGCATAAACTGTGGGCAGATATTCTTTATATTATATTTCTTGGTTGGATACCTTCATTAGTTTGCCTTTCAGTTGTACTAGTAGTAATGCTACTGATACTTTTTTATATATAGTAAGGTAAAGGATGAACTAACACATAATTACACTGATATTGGTATCAAAGATTATTATTAATTAATAAGAGGCATAAAATGGAGAAAAAATTTATTGAGTATAAAGGAAATCCAAATATAGATTTTGAAAATATGGAATTAAAATCTAAGGAATTTTATGAAAATTTAAAACAAAGAAAAACTATACGAGATTTCTCAGATAAAGATTTTCCAATATCTATCATTGAAAATTGTATAAAAACTGCAGGGACTAGTCCTAGTGGAGCTAATATGCAACCTTGGCATTTTGCAATATCTACTAAAAATGAAGTAAGAAAAATTCTTAGAAGAGAAGCAGAAAAGGAAGAAAAAAGTTTTTATGAAACAAAAGCACCCGAAGAATGGTTGAGAGCTCTTGAACCATTAGGAACCGATGCAAACAAACCTTTTTTAGAAATTGCACCATACATAATAGGAATTTTTGCTAAAAGTTACGGCGTTTTAGATGATGGTTCAAAAGTAAAACATTATTATGCTAAAGAATCAGTGGGTATAGCAACAGGAATTTTAATAACAGCATTACATCTAGTTGGTCTTTCTACTCTTACTCATACTCCAAGTCCAATGGCATTTATGAACAAAATATTTAAAAGACCCAAAAATGAAAAGCCTT is a genomic window of SAR202 cluster bacterium containing:
- a CDS encoding nitroreductase family protein, with protein sequence MEKKFIEYKGNPNIDFENMELKSKEFYENLKQRKTIRDFSDKDFPISIIENCIKTAGTSPSGANMQPWHFAISTKNEVRKILRREAEKEEKSFYETKAPEEWLRALEPLGTDANKPFLEIAPYIIGIFAKSYGVLDDGSKVKHYYAKESVGIATGILITALHLVGLSTLTHTPSPMAFMNKIFKRPKNEKPFLLLAVGFAKKDALIPDINKLPLEDISSTI